In the genome of Paenibacillus pabuli, one region contains:
- a CDS encoding MMPL family transporter encodes MKTILKARWWLMGLWVVVAAVLMFTAPNMSELIREKGQFSVPEGHSSTQAAAILDEAAAQKGEQQGSQLALVFYNPDGLGANGKEEAEQAVKKLEAEKEKLGILSILEPFSQPELSDKMISADGKTILTSLSIDQGDRTVKEMREDLNEVLSSVNVEHYITGKGLIDEDTVESSQEGLKKSEYITVVFILLILFLVFRSFVAPFVPLLTVGISYIVSQQIVAFLVDGLDFPISTFTQIFMVAVMFGIGTDYCILLISRFKEELAHHENTWDAIIATYRTAGKTVFFSALAVLVGFIAIGFAQFMLYRSAVAVAVGIAVMMLALVTIVPFFMAVLGKRLFWPSKGSLEHAESKIYGAAGRFSLKRPWAALLIVAAVCVPLLATYDGKLSFNSLDEIGEKYDSVKAFNIISDSFGPGESLPGQVVIQNDEAMDNAKYMALAEKISREVEKVPGISGVRSMTRPTGDEIKDFEVTQQVGTLSDGLGEGKTGLDKIRDGLSEASSQLSKNEPQLKEAADGAGELTKGTSQLQSGITQLSEGLQQIEKGIRDGSSGAGDLKAGLQKAKTSADQLAQANNQLLQAYRQAGAGVAALGDGVGELQQQLTGVSTALTSLNESFTALEERYPDLLQDADYQRVKGTLGETGTGTAQLAQGLGQIQTKLGEAAAGINQANEGFASAASGQKALADGLGQIVTGISQLQSGLKQAADGQGKVISEIPSIQNGLGQLQGGQEKIQQGFSDLSGQLTQLTDGLNQSVDGIEQVSGGLDSAQDYLTQLQNSPDSDLAGWYVPEEALNSKDFTQVFDTYLSKDRKTMTIDVIFAENPYGTEAIDRVPDIEAAVHRAVQGSALEKADIAIGGVTSTFADLQEVSNNDYTRTVMLMLAGTFIILVLLLRSVIMPLYLIVSLLLAYFTSMALTEAIFVNILGFSGISWVTPFFGFVMLIALGVDYSIFLMDRFNENKGMRVQDAILYAMKNMGTVILSAAVILSGTFAAMYPSGVLSMMQIATVVLSGLIFYSLLFLPFFVPVMVKMFGRANWWPFPNKEQANSVDSDRNLGM; translated from the coding sequence ATGAAAACGATTTTGAAAGCGCGATGGTGGTTAATGGGACTATGGGTCGTTGTAGCCGCCGTATTAATGTTCACCGCCCCTAATATGAGTGAGTTGATTCGGGAAAAGGGACAATTCTCGGTTCCTGAAGGACACTCCTCTACCCAGGCAGCGGCGATTCTGGACGAAGCCGCAGCACAAAAGGGAGAGCAGCAGGGAAGCCAGTTGGCTCTTGTATTTTATAACCCGGATGGTTTGGGTGCCAATGGTAAAGAAGAGGCAGAACAAGCCGTTAAAAAACTGGAGGCCGAAAAAGAGAAACTGGGCATTCTGTCCATACTGGAACCATTCTCTCAGCCTGAATTGTCAGACAAAATGATCTCTGCCGATGGCAAGACGATCTTAACATCGCTTTCCATTGATCAGGGAGACCGCACAGTCAAGGAAATGCGCGAAGACCTTAATGAAGTTTTGTCATCGGTCAATGTGGAACATTACATAACCGGTAAAGGCTTGATTGATGAGGATACAGTGGAGAGTTCCCAAGAGGGGCTCAAGAAATCGGAGTACATTACCGTTGTATTTATTTTGCTTATTCTGTTCCTCGTATTCCGCTCATTCGTAGCTCCATTTGTTCCGCTGCTTACGGTAGGGATCAGCTACATTGTTTCACAGCAGATTGTTGCGTTCCTTGTGGATGGACTAGACTTCCCTATATCAACGTTTACGCAGATCTTTATGGTGGCGGTCATGTTCGGGATTGGTACGGACTATTGCATCCTGCTGATTAGCCGGTTCAAGGAAGAATTGGCTCATCATGAAAATACGTGGGATGCCATCATTGCTACCTACCGCACAGCAGGCAAAACGGTATTCTTCTCCGCACTTGCCGTACTGGTTGGATTCATTGCCATTGGCTTTGCACAGTTTATGCTGTATCGTTCCGCGGTTGCGGTTGCTGTCGGTATTGCCGTGATGATGCTGGCATTAGTCACGATTGTTCCATTTTTCATGGCAGTGCTGGGCAAAAGGCTGTTCTGGCCTTCCAAGGGTTCACTGGAGCATGCCGAGAGCAAGATTTATGGTGCAGCCGGTCGTTTCTCCCTAAAACGTCCATGGGCAGCCCTGCTCATCGTTGCAGCGGTATGTGTGCCATTACTGGCAACTTACGACGGCAAACTGTCGTTTAACAGTCTCGATGAGATTGGTGAGAAATATGATTCGGTCAAAGCATTCAATATCATTTCGGACAGCTTTGGTCCGGGTGAATCGTTGCCGGGTCAGGTCGTTATCCAGAATGATGAAGCGATGGATAACGCCAAGTATATGGCGCTCGCCGAAAAGATCAGCCGGGAAGTGGAGAAGGTGCCAGGGATCTCTGGTGTCCGCAGCATGACACGTCCAACCGGTGATGAAATCAAAGATTTTGAAGTGACACAACAAGTGGGGACATTGTCTGATGGTTTGGGCGAAGGCAAAACGGGTCTGGATAAAATCCGTGATGGTCTGAGCGAAGCCAGCAGTCAGTTAAGCAAAAATGAACCACAACTTAAAGAAGCTGCGGATGGGGCTGGAGAACTGACCAAAGGTACTTCCCAACTGCAGTCTGGTATTACACAGTTGTCGGAAGGACTTCAGCAGATTGAAAAAGGAATTCGTGACGGCTCTTCGGGCGCTGGTGATCTAAAAGCAGGTCTGCAGAAAGCCAAAACGAGTGCAGATCAACTCGCACAGGCGAACAATCAATTGCTTCAAGCCTATCGTCAGGCAGGAGCAGGTGTCGCTGCGCTGGGTGATGGCGTAGGTGAACTGCAACAGCAGCTCACAGGTGTATCTACAGCGTTAACCAGTTTGAATGAATCGTTCACAGCGCTTGAAGAGCGCTATCCCGATTTGCTGCAAGACGCCGATTATCAGCGGGTCAAAGGAACTCTTGGTGAAACAGGTACCGGTACGGCACAGCTTGCTCAAGGTTTGGGTCAAATTCAAACCAAGCTGGGCGAAGCCGCGGCTGGAATCAATCAGGCTAACGAAGGCTTTGCCTCCGCAGCTTCCGGACAGAAGGCACTTGCTGATGGTCTGGGTCAAATTGTGACGGGAATCAGTCAGTTGCAATCCGGTCTCAAACAGGCCGCTGACGGTCAAGGTAAAGTCATTAGTGAAATTCCTTCCATCCAGAATGGACTTGGCCAGCTTCAAGGGGGTCAGGAGAAGATTCAGCAAGGCTTCTCGGATCTGAGTGGTCAACTGACTCAATTGACAGATGGTCTTAATCAGAGTGTAGATGGAATCGAACAGGTTTCAGGTGGACTCGATTCTGCACAAGACTACCTGACACAATTGCAAAACTCTCCTGATTCCGATCTGGCAGGCTGGTATGTTCCTGAAGAAGCACTGAATAGTAAAGACTTCACACAGGTATTTGATACGTATCTGTCCAAAGATCGGAAAACGATGACGATTGACGTTATTTTTGCCGAGAATCCATATGGAACTGAAGCGATTGATCGTGTTCCGGATATCGAAGCTGCTGTACATCGTGCCGTACAAGGTAGTGCACTTGAAAAAGCGGATATTGCCATTGGCGGGGTAACCAGTACGTTTGCAGACTTGCAGGAAGTCTCCAACAACGACTACACGCGCACGGTTATGCTAATGCTTGCAGGAACGTTTATCATTCTGGTCCTGCTGCTCCGTTCGGTGATTATGCCGTTGTATCTGATTGTCTCGTTGTTACTGGCTTATTTCACATCCATGGCCCTGACTGAAGCAATCTTTGTGAATATACTCGGGTTCTCGGGTATCAGTTGGGTTACGCCGTTCTTCGGCTTTGTCATGCTGATTGCACTTGGTGTGGATTACAGCATCTTCCTGATGGACCGTTTCAATGAGAACAAAGGCATGAGAGTCCAGGATGCCATTCTGTATGCCATGAAAAATATGGGTACCGTCATCCTGTCTGCAGCTGTCATTCTGAGCGGTACTTTTGCTGCAATGTATCCATCGGGGGTTCTTTCGATGATGCAGATTGCGACAGTTGTGCTCAGCGGACTGATCTTTTATTCTCTGCTGTTCCTGCCATTCTTCGTTCCTGTAATGGTGAAAATGTTTGGCCGTGCGAACTGGTGGCCATTCCCGAACAAGGAACAGGCCAATTCCGTTGATTCGGATCGTAACCTAGGCATGTAA
- a CDS encoding IS3 family transposase gives MEKVAAYGDIQKLCHVFGVSRSGFYAYVKRKRIDRDAKAKKQVLQTYQRYEGKYGYRQLQLFLWQDQGIWMNHKKVLRLMQMLGIQARIRRKRRSSSSYAPAQRVAENLLKRDFSAEKPNQKWVTDITQYRVGERWIYLSAIKDLFNNEIVAYEMGERNDNDLVLRTFSKAFAKQKNVTGLVVHSDQGFQYTSHAYHDMLPKVGARISMSRRGNCYDNASMESFFSHLKTEGLYPYHIRTLTEAQSKIEKYIRFYNRKRPQRKLKKLTPVEYRRQFAA, from the coding sequence ATGGAGAAAGTAGCGGCATACGGTGATATCCAGAAACTATGCCATGTGTTTGGCGTGTCCCGGAGTGGGTTTTATGCCTATGTAAAACGTAAACGAATCGATCGCGATGCAAAGGCGAAGAAGCAGGTGCTTCAAACGTATCAACGATATGAAGGCAAATATGGTTATCGACAGCTCCAGTTGTTCCTTTGGCAAGATCAAGGGATTTGGATGAACCACAAAAAGGTGCTCCGCCTGATGCAAATGCTCGGTATTCAAGCCAGAATTCGTCGTAAACGACGCTCCAGCAGCTCGTATGCACCTGCGCAGCGTGTAGCAGAGAACCTGTTGAAGCGAGATTTCAGTGCAGAAAAACCGAATCAGAAATGGGTAACGGACATTACCCAGTATCGTGTGGGAGAGCGCTGGATATATCTTTCAGCCATAAAGGATCTGTTTAATAACGAGATTGTGGCTTACGAAATGGGCGAACGTAACGACAATGATCTCGTGCTCCGCACATTCAGCAAAGCGTTTGCGAAGCAAAAAAACGTGACCGGACTGGTCGTTCACAGCGACCAGGGGTTCCAGTACACGTCTCATGCTTACCACGACATGCTGCCAAAGGTTGGCGCCCGAATCAGCATGTCTCGCCGAGGGAATTGTTATGACAATGCCTCGATGGAGAGTTTCTTCTCGCATCTCAAAACGGAAGGACTCTATCCTTATCATATCCGAACGCTTACCGAAGCACAAAGCAAAATTGAAAAATATATCCGTTTTTACAACCGAAAACGGCCACAACGGAAACTAAAGAAACTGACGCCGGTAGAGTACCGACGCCAGTTTGCAGCCTAG
- a CDS encoding transposase yields MTIKGQKFKTYSEKLKKEAIRLHTVEGWTYRKINEHLGIHDPGRMKRWMRKHREQGEFGLLDQRGRRKEYMDQDRYVQNLKRENELLKKCLVTWKEEANKKDFRSWRK; encoded by the coding sequence ATGACGATTAAAGGACAAAAGTTTAAAACGTATTCAGAGAAGTTAAAAAAAGAGGCTATTCGTTTGCATACGGTTGAGGGGTGGACTTACCGAAAGATAAATGAACATTTGGGAATTCATGACCCGGGACGAATGAAGCGCTGGATGCGAAAACACCGGGAACAAGGCGAGTTTGGACTGTTGGATCAACGAGGTCGCCGAAAAGAATACATGGATCAAGACCGCTATGTGCAAAACCTGAAACGGGAGAATGAGTTGCTAAAAAAGTGCTTGGTAACCTGGAAGGAGGAAGCAAACAAGAAAGATTTCAGATCATGGAGAAAGTAG
- a CDS encoding GDSL-type esterase/lipase family protein, producing the protein MVNNTAERGGGMVYRYVAIGDSLTVGTGALLGTGFVPLYRRMAEMNVRTFVSMDNLGVNGLTSGEMLQMISNNPRVRQSLREADIITLSIGGNDLIRTFKASGGVPNASKMTQVLGDTRSNVSQIMRHIRQLKGNSVYMIRTIGLYNPYPQAAEAAYWVRQYNSFLNVAGSGNYACAQIYDRFEGRERELLFWDRVHPNAKGYRVIAEQLNRTGYYPFA; encoded by the coding sequence GTGGTTAACAACACAGCAGAGAGGGGCGGCGGGATGGTATATCGATATGTGGCGATAGGAGATTCATTAACGGTAGGTACAGGAGCGCTGCTGGGCACCGGCTTTGTTCCTTTATATCGGAGAATGGCAGAAATGAATGTGCGCACATTTGTATCGATGGATAATTTGGGAGTGAATGGACTTACGTCAGGAGAAATGCTGCAGATGATTTCCAACAATCCAAGAGTACGGCAATCGCTGCGTGAAGCGGATATTATTACGTTGTCCATTGGTGGGAACGATCTGATTCGTACGTTCAAAGCGAGCGGCGGAGTCCCGAATGCAAGTAAGATGACACAGGTGCTCGGGGATACTCGCAGTAACGTGTCCCAGATCATGAGGCACATCCGGCAGTTGAAAGGAAACAGTGTTTATATGATCCGTACGATTGGGTTGTACAACCCGTATCCGCAAGCGGCGGAAGCGGCATATTGGGTGCGACAATATAATTCCTTTCTGAATGTTGCAGGATCGGGGAACTATGCCTGTGCCCAGATTTATGACCGCTTTGAAGGGCGAGAACGTGAACTGTTATTTTGGGACAGGGTTCATCCAAATGCCAAAGGCTATCGCGTAATTGCGGAACAGCTAAATCGTACGGGATACTATCCATTCGCCTGA